The following coding sequences are from one Phycisphaeraceae bacterium window:
- a CDS encoding methyltransferase domain-containing protein, whose amino-acid sequence MSTRQIRNMQDTMATTVTALQAPATSAARVERETARLLASSLDKLNFGCGTFPLAGWTNIDNGDGEWYVAPAVDSAKEPVVALDIFEALAALPDRCASCVYSEHVFEHFTLQQGHEILRQWARILRPGGVVRVVTPDLEAEARIYLRQLNPAPDEVIDAHRLRWLDTRYAFQPGEKLTRAMVLNHGMWLDGHKFVYDFETIGQSLRLAGFDSVVRARFGESRHAELRGIDKHDGGETGRAWIPSIALVVEATRPQRLETVAAPSAAPPAPPSALERAMAELGSLRAHHGDLAARAEQIRRRLIESVAERCAASGWRRIALYGAGRHTEPIICQPWNSCNVRVVAVIDDTPKVSTLRGVPVYRPQALPLDDVDAVVISSDAFEQAIFDRAHAWLTPRRIPVVRIYGTDLARNDKAARG is encoded by the coding sequence GTGAGCACCCGTCAGATCCGCAACATGCAGGACACTATGGCCACCACCGTCACAGCACTGCAGGCACCCGCGACATCCGCGGCCCGTGTCGAGCGAGAGACCGCCAGGCTCCTCGCTTCCAGCCTCGACAAGCTCAACTTCGGGTGCGGCACGTTCCCGCTCGCCGGCTGGACCAACATTGATAACGGCGACGGCGAGTGGTACGTCGCGCCGGCTGTTGACTCTGCAAAGGAACCGGTTGTCGCTCTGGACATCTTCGAAGCCCTCGCGGCGCTCCCCGACCGATGCGCCTCGTGCGTGTACTCGGAGCACGTCTTCGAGCACTTCACGCTCCAGCAAGGGCACGAGATCCTGCGCCAGTGGGCTCGCATTCTCCGTCCCGGCGGCGTCGTCCGCGTCGTCACCCCCGACCTCGAGGCCGAGGCCCGGATCTACCTCCGGCAGCTGAACCCTGCTCCCGATGAGGTGATCGACGCCCACCGTCTCCGCTGGCTAGACACGCGGTACGCGTTCCAGCCTGGGGAGAAACTGACCCGCGCCATGGTCCTCAACCACGGCATGTGGCTCGATGGACACAAGTTTGTGTACGACTTCGAGACGATCGGGCAGTCGCTGCGGCTGGCCGGGTTTGACTCCGTGGTGCGTGCAAGGTTCGGCGAGAGCCGCCATGCGGAGCTGCGAGGCATCGACAAGCACGATGGCGGCGAAACCGGCCGCGCGTGGATTCCATCGATCGCATTGGTCGTCGAGGCGACGCGGCCGCAACGGCTGGAGACGGTCGCCGCCCCCAGCGCCGCGCCGCCCGCCCCTCCCTCGGCGCTGGAGCGGGCCATGGCGGAACTCGGATCGTTGCGTGCCCACCACGGCGATCTGGCTGCACGTGCCGAGCAGATCCGCCGACGGCTCATCGAGTCAGTCGCCGAGCGATGCGCCGCCTCTGGGTGGCGCCGAATAGCTCTCTACGGCGCCGGGCGGCACACCGAGCCGATCATCTGCCAGCCATGGAACTCCTGCAATGTTCGCGTGGTCGCCGTCATCGATGACACTCCCAAGGTCTCGACTCTCCGGGGCGTGCCGGTCTACAGGCCCCAGGCGCTTCCCCTGGACGACGTCGACGCCGTCGTTATTTCTTCGGACGCGTTCGAGCAGGCGATCTTCGATCGTGCCCACGCGTGGTTGACCCCCAGGCGCATCCCCGTTGTGCGGATCTATGGGACCGATCTCGCCCGCAACGACAAGGCCGCTCGCGGCTG